The following are from one region of the Stigmatella ashevillena genome:
- a CDS encoding M4 family metallopeptidase has product MTSSREVTDDAELSLAVKRAQQNLGMRTPEEELVVRSVIKDDNGEEHVRFDKRYRGLRTIGGDFVMHQSESGTLKAVSLNSQASLRGLDVKPVFDGAAAVVLAEKVFAGKRVGSGSAELVIDAREDAPVLAYEAILEGFQEDGATPSELHVLVDAKTGQVREKWEGVHTAAATGTGKSLYSGTVSLSTNSITGGFELRDPTRGNFYTLNYATNAVFTDTDNVWGSGTTADAATAGVDAHYGQQVTYDYYKNVHGRNGINGTGGVGYSRVHYGTKYNNAFWTDSCFCMTYGDGDGTTFSPLTSLDVAGHEMTHGVTSRTAGLVYSGESGGLNEATSDIFGSLVEFYAANANDPGDFLIGEEIYKTGTALRYMYKPSLDGKSPDCYTSTVGNLDVHASSGIGNHFFYLLSQGSNASPASPTCNSSAVTGIGKDKAGKIWYRALTVYFTSSTKYAAARTATLKAATDLYGATSTEYNTVNAAWAAVNVK; this is encoded by the coding sequence GTGACTTCCTCGCGAGAAGTCACCGATGACGCGGAACTCTCCCTGGCGGTGAAGCGGGCCCAACAGAACCTGGGCATGAGGACCCCCGAGGAAGAGCTGGTCGTGCGCTCGGTCATCAAGGATGACAACGGCGAGGAGCACGTCCGCTTCGACAAGCGCTACCGGGGGCTGCGGACCATCGGTGGTGACTTCGTGATGCACCAGTCCGAGAGCGGAACGCTGAAGGCGGTCTCCCTCAACAGCCAGGCGTCCCTCCGCGGGCTGGATGTGAAGCCCGTCTTCGACGGCGCCGCGGCCGTGGTGCTCGCGGAGAAGGTCTTCGCCGGCAAGCGCGTAGGTTCCGGCAGCGCGGAGCTCGTCATCGATGCGCGCGAGGACGCGCCCGTGCTGGCCTATGAGGCCATCCTGGAGGGCTTCCAGGAGGATGGCGCCACCCCGAGCGAGCTGCACGTCCTGGTGGATGCGAAGACGGGCCAGGTCCGGGAGAAGTGGGAGGGCGTCCACACCGCCGCCGCCACGGGAACGGGCAAGTCGCTCTACTCGGGCACCGTGTCCCTCAGCACCAACTCCATCACCGGCGGGTTCGAGCTGCGTGACCCGACGCGCGGAAACTTCTACACGCTCAACTATGCGACCAACGCTGTCTTCACGGACACCGACAACGTCTGGGGCAGCGGCACCACGGCAGACGCCGCGACGGCGGGCGTGGATGCCCACTACGGCCAGCAGGTGACGTACGACTATTACAAGAACGTCCACGGCCGCAACGGCATCAACGGCACGGGCGGCGTGGGCTACAGCCGGGTGCACTACGGCACCAAGTACAACAACGCCTTCTGGACCGACAGCTGCTTCTGCATGACGTACGGGGACGGTGATGGCACCACGTTCTCCCCGCTCACGTCGCTGGATGTGGCCGGCCACGAGATGACCCACGGCGTGACGAGCCGCACCGCGGGCCTCGTCTACTCGGGCGAGTCTGGAGGCCTCAACGAGGCGACCAGCGACATCTTCGGCTCGCTGGTGGAGTTCTACGCGGCCAACGCCAATGATCCGGGTGACTTCCTGATCGGTGAGGAGATCTACAAGACCGGGACGGCGCTGCGCTACATGTACAAGCCCTCGCTGGATGGCAAGTCGCCGGACTGCTACACCAGCACCGTGGGTAACCTCGACGTCCATGCCTCCAGCGGCATCGGCAACCACTTCTTCTACCTGCTGTCGCAGGGCTCCAACGCCAGCCCGGCGAGCCCCACCTGCAACAGCTCGGCCGTGACGGGCATCGGCAAGGACAAGGCCGGGAAGATCTGGTACCGCGCGCTCACCGTGTACTTCACGTCGAGCACCAAGTACGCCGCCGCGCGCACGGCCACCCTCAAGGCGGCCACGGACCTCTACGGCGCGACCAGCACCGAGTACAACACCGTGAACGCCGCCTGGGCGGCGGTCAACGTCAAGTAA
- a CDS encoding acyl-CoA dehydrogenase, whose product MSSSTPHYKPNLRDLYFNLFEFLDIGQTSLGKGTFGDLDETAARQTLETFAHVAVNEIAPSFSEADHHPPVLKDGVVTLPPLLKRAVQAYYDAGMNLLDLPASMGGLGAPPTLGWAAFELIAGANPAAAFYGLGTLVARVIDMLGTESQKRRYLPAINERRWIGTMVLTEPDAGSDVGAARTRARHVGGDVWEIEGVKRFITSAEHDASENIVNMVLARPEGAGPGTKGLSLFIVPKFWVEEGGQLGERNGVVCTNLEKKMGIKGSVTCEMTFGDGKPARGLLLGEVHEGIRQMFHIIEQARMGVGIKSMATLSTAYLNALAFTRERVQGSDLLAARDKTAPRVPIHRHPDVRRMLMAQKAHAEGMRALILFTASIQDQVALKGGHRATEAAELDAINDLLLPLVKGYTSEKAYELLAVSLQCLGGSGYLSDYPIEQYIRDQKIDSLYEGTTHIQALDLLLRKVARDGGATLQGILGRVRQTADSNLGGQELAAERAALGQALTDVETMLGTLMGKLGESLYHVGLQGNRVLMALAELLIGWLLVQHAAVALERTQTHPSDKAFYEGKRASARWFCREVLPGLAHAARMVEQSTLDLMDVPEESF is encoded by the coding sequence ATGTCATCCTCCACGCCCCACTACAAGCCCAACCTGCGCGACCTGTACTTCAACCTCTTCGAGTTCCTCGACATCGGCCAGACGTCTCTGGGCAAGGGAACCTTTGGCGACCTCGACGAGACAGCGGCACGGCAGACCCTGGAGACGTTCGCCCACGTGGCAGTGAATGAGATCGCCCCCAGCTTCTCCGAGGCCGATCACCACCCGCCCGTGCTGAAGGATGGCGTGGTCACCCTGCCGCCCCTGCTCAAGCGCGCCGTGCAGGCGTATTACGACGCGGGGATGAACCTGCTCGACCTGCCCGCAAGCATGGGCGGACTGGGCGCGCCTCCCACCCTGGGCTGGGCCGCCTTCGAGCTGATCGCGGGCGCCAACCCGGCCGCGGCCTTCTATGGCCTCGGCACGCTGGTGGCGCGCGTCATCGACATGCTGGGCACCGAGTCCCAGAAGCGCCGCTACCTGCCCGCCATCAACGAGCGCCGGTGGATCGGCACCATGGTGCTCACCGAGCCGGATGCCGGCAGTGACGTGGGCGCCGCCCGCACCCGGGCCCGCCACGTGGGCGGCGACGTCTGGGAAATCGAGGGCGTGAAGCGCTTCATCACCAGCGCGGAGCACGATGCCTCGGAGAACATCGTGAACATGGTGCTCGCCCGTCCCGAGGGCGCGGGGCCCGGCACCAAGGGTCTATCGCTCTTCATCGTCCCCAAGTTCTGGGTGGAAGAGGGCGGCCAACTGGGAGAGCGCAACGGCGTGGTGTGCACCAACCTGGAAAAAAAGATGGGCATCAAGGGCTCCGTCACCTGCGAGATGACCTTCGGCGACGGAAAGCCCGCCCGCGGTCTGCTCCTGGGCGAGGTGCACGAGGGCATCCGCCAGATGTTCCACATCATCGAGCAGGCGCGCATGGGCGTCGGCATCAAGTCCATGGCCACCCTGTCCACCGCCTACCTCAACGCGTTGGCCTTCACGCGGGAGCGCGTCCAGGGCTCGGACCTGCTCGCCGCGCGCGACAAGACGGCGCCCCGCGTGCCCATCCACCGCCACCCGGATGTGCGCCGGATGCTGATGGCGCAGAAAGCCCATGCCGAGGGCATGCGCGCGCTGATCCTCTTCACAGCCTCCATCCAGGATCAGGTCGCCCTCAAGGGCGGGCACCGGGCCACCGAGGCCGCCGAACTGGACGCCATCAATGATCTGCTGCTGCCGCTCGTGAAGGGCTACACCTCGGAGAAGGCCTACGAGCTCTTGGCCGTGTCCCTCCAGTGCCTGGGAGGCTCGGGCTACCTGAGCGACTACCCCATCGAGCAGTACATCCGGGACCAGAAGATCGACTCGCTCTACGAGGGCACCACGCACATCCAGGCCTTGGACCTGCTCCTGCGCAAGGTGGCGCGGGATGGAGGCGCGACGCTCCAGGGGATCCTTGGACGGGTGCGCCAGACAGCAGACTCGAACCTGGGGGGCCAGGAATTGGCGGCGGAGCGGGCCGCGCTGGGTCAGGCACTGACGGATGTCGAAACGATGCTCGGCACGCTGATGGGCAAACTGGGGGAGTCGCTTTACCACGTCGGACTCCAGGGCAACCGGGTGCTCATGGCCCTGGCGGAGCTCCTCATCGGTTGGCTGCTCGTCCAGCATGCGGCGGTGGCGCTGGAGCGAACCCAAACCCATCCCTCGGATAAGGCTTTCTACGAAGGAAAACGGGCCTCCGCGCGCTGGTTCTGCCGCGAGGTTCTGCCAGGCCTGGCCCACGCCGCTCGCATGGTGGAGCAGAGCACGCTGGACTTGATGGATGTGCCCGAAGAATCCTTTTGA
- a CDS encoding fatty acid desaturase has product MSSTQPAPTEYEVVQEPEPHPARTARILKAHPEVRKLFGRTPATALLVPLILVVQLGMAYLVRDQPWWVIVLAAYTLGALVNNTCYVVIHEATHSLIFKGRAANLLTAIGADLVHVIPSAATFTRFHLVHHRHQGEFDLDADLPSHAEAKLVGNSTVMKALWITFFPLMQALRMPRFSKLISFWEPWTVVNAVAVFSVDAAVFFLMGPWAFLYVVLSIFFSIGLHPLGGRMIQEHFIVAHPQETYSYYGPWNISALNVGYHNEHHDFSAVPWNRLPQVKATAPEFYDTLVSHRSWTGLLVKFITDPSISLYSRITRPGGIKRRVLTGGVGRVPDSVASLDQPPVQPAT; this is encoded by the coding sequence ATGTCCAGCACCCAGCCGGCTCCCACCGAGTACGAGGTGGTACAGGAACCCGAGCCGCACCCGGCCCGCACGGCCCGCATTCTCAAGGCGCACCCGGAGGTGCGCAAGCTCTTCGGGCGTACCCCCGCCACCGCGCTGCTCGTGCCACTGATCCTCGTGGTGCAGCTCGGCATGGCCTATCTGGTGAGGGATCAGCCCTGGTGGGTCATCGTCCTGGCGGCCTATACGCTGGGCGCCCTGGTGAACAACACCTGCTACGTCGTCATCCACGAGGCCACGCACAGCCTCATCTTCAAGGGACGGGCGGCCAACCTGCTGACGGCCATCGGGGCAGACCTGGTGCACGTCATCCCCTCCGCGGCCACCTTCACCCGCTTCCACCTGGTCCACCACCGTCACCAGGGCGAGTTCGACCTGGACGCGGACCTGCCCTCGCATGCCGAGGCGAAGCTGGTGGGCAACAGCACCGTCATGAAGGCGCTGTGGATCACTTTCTTCCCGCTCATGCAGGCGCTGCGGATGCCCCGCTTCTCCAAGCTCATCTCCTTCTGGGAGCCGTGGACGGTGGTCAACGCGGTGGCGGTGTTCTCGGTGGATGCGGCGGTGTTCTTCCTGATGGGGCCCTGGGCCTTCCTCTACGTGGTGCTGAGCATCTTCTTCTCCATCGGCCTGCACCCGCTGGGCGGACGGATGATCCAAGAGCACTTCATCGTCGCCCATCCTCAGGAGACGTATTCCTATTACGGACCATGGAACATCAGCGCGCTGAACGTGGGCTACCACAATGAGCACCACGACTTCTCCGCGGTGCCCTGGAACCGGCTGCCCCAGGTCAAGGCGACGGCGCCCGAGTTCTACGACACCCTGGTGTCGCACCGCTCGTGGACGGGCTTGCTGGTGAAGTTCATCACGGATCCGTCGATAAGCCTCTACAGCCGCATCACCCGGCCGGGAGGCATCAAGCGCCGGGTCCTGACCGGCGGTGTGGGCCGCGTACCGGACTCGGTCGCCTCGCTCGATCAGCCTCCGGTCCAGCCAGCCACCTAG
- a CDS encoding (2Fe-2S)-binding protein, protein MAFKLTVNGKTHVIEAAEDTPLLYVLRDELGLNGAKYGCGVGQCGACTVLRDGAPLRSCIAPAASLSGHALTTLEGLRAPDGTLHALQRAFLAEQAGQCAYCIPGMILAADALLRETPQPSEADIRAALDSHLCRCGSHNRIVRAIQRAAKEVAG, encoded by the coding sequence ATGGCCTTCAAGCTGACCGTCAATGGCAAGACCCACGTCATCGAGGCCGCGGAGGACACCCCGCTCCTCTACGTCCTGCGGGACGAGTTGGGCTTGAACGGGGCGAAGTACGGCTGCGGCGTGGGCCAGTGCGGCGCCTGCACGGTGCTCCGGGATGGCGCGCCGCTGCGCTCCTGCATCGCCCCGGCCGCGTCGCTGAGTGGACATGCCCTCACCACCCTGGAAGGACTGCGGGCACCGGACGGCACGCTCCACGCGCTCCAGCGGGCGTTCCTGGCCGAGCAGGCCGGCCAATGCGCCTACTGCATCCCGGGGATGATCCTGGCGGCGGATGCGCTGCTGAGAGAAACACCTCAGCCTTCCGAGGCGGACATCCGCGCCGCGCTGGACTCCCACCTGTGCCGGTGTGGCTCACACAACCGCATCGTTCGCGCCATTCAGCGCGCCGCGAAGGAGGTGGCCGGATGA
- a CDS encoding xanthine dehydrogenase family protein molybdopterin-binding subunit, producing MNAPLKRRTFLQGSLVLAFSLAGPRALSAPPRPKPLPGSLQRNPQLDAWLHLGTDGSLTLKTGKVELGQGVLTALGQICADELDVEMSRLTIVSGDTQRSPNEGATAGSMSISQGGLAVRHAAAEVRSILLAMASKQLGVPTPRLTVKDGTITAPSGKGSVTYWSLLGGRTLERRATGTVKPKAPSERRYSGQSVPRIDLPAKLTGDTSFLQDFRPPNLAHGRVVRAPSPGAALLEADVSSVERMPGVLRVVRNGNFLGVIATGEWQAIQASAALARSARWQEQTRLPADPYTWLQSQPTVDTVIQDIVRPGSATPAKTVEASYRRPYQLHGSIGPSCAVAEWNGERLTVYTHSQTIFDTTKAIAKMLGLPADAVHGKHLPGAGCYGHNGADDVAADAALLAHAQPGRAIRVQWSRQDEHTCEPYGSAMVTKIQASVGSQGDVLDWAYELWSNPHSTRPGGDPGNLLAGRSLEKPFAMPTPMAIGPPNYAADRNAIPLYAFPGQRVTTHLVNEMPVRVSSHRGLGAYANVFSIESFMDELAHAASADPVEYRLRQLQDERARAVIRKAAERFGWTSFARKPQHGRGIGFARYKNLASYCAVCLEVFIEPDSQRVRVVRAVLAADAGEVVNPDGIRNQLEGGLIQSLSWSLKEAVQHDGRRILSRDWSSYPILTFSEVPPVELELIDHPGEPFLGAGEASQGPTAAALANAVFDATGLRVRELPLTPQRLKATRSH from the coding sequence ATGAATGCGCCCTTGAAGCGCCGCACCTTCCTTCAGGGTTCGCTGGTCCTGGCATTCTCCCTGGCGGGTCCACGGGCCTTGAGCGCACCTCCCAGGCCGAAGCCACTGCCCGGCAGCCTGCAGAGGAACCCTCAGCTCGATGCCTGGCTGCACCTGGGCACGGACGGCTCCCTCACCTTGAAGACGGGAAAGGTGGAACTCGGCCAAGGCGTCTTGACCGCCCTCGGGCAGATCTGCGCGGACGAGCTGGATGTCGAGATGTCGCGGCTGACCATCGTCTCTGGAGACACCCAGCGTTCGCCCAACGAGGGGGCCACGGCGGGCAGCATGTCCATCTCGCAAGGCGGACTGGCCGTGCGCCACGCCGCCGCCGAAGTTCGCTCCATCCTCCTGGCCATGGCCAGCAAGCAGTTGGGAGTGCCGACCCCGCGGCTGACCGTGAAGGATGGGACGATCACCGCCCCTTCGGGAAAAGGCTCCGTTACCTATTGGAGCCTGCTCGGGGGCCGGACGCTGGAGCGCAGAGCCACTGGCACCGTGAAGCCCAAGGCCCCCTCCGAGCGCCGGTATTCGGGCCAGTCCGTGCCCCGCATCGACCTGCCCGCCAAGCTCACGGGAGACACGAGCTTCCTTCAGGACTTCAGGCCTCCCAACTTGGCGCATGGACGCGTGGTCCGTGCCCCTTCCCCTGGCGCGGCCCTCCTGGAGGCGGATGTCTCCTCCGTGGAGCGCATGCCGGGGGTCCTGCGCGTGGTGCGCAACGGCAACTTCCTGGGCGTCATCGCCACCGGGGAGTGGCAAGCCATCCAGGCTTCCGCCGCCCTGGCGCGCAGTGCCCGGTGGCAGGAGCAGACCCGGCTCCCAGCAGACCCCTATACCTGGCTGCAGAGCCAACCCACCGTGGACACGGTCATCCAAGACATCGTGCGCCCAGGCAGCGCCACGCCAGCAAAAACAGTGGAGGCCAGCTACCGCCGCCCCTATCAGCTCCACGGCTCCATCGGCCCGTCGTGTGCGGTGGCGGAATGGAATGGCGAGCGCCTGACCGTCTACACGCACAGCCAGACCATTTTCGACACCACGAAGGCGATCGCGAAGATGCTGGGCCTGCCGGCAGACGCCGTGCACGGGAAACATCTTCCCGGCGCGGGATGCTATGGCCACAACGGCGCGGATGACGTGGCAGCGGATGCCGCACTCCTGGCCCACGCTCAGCCCGGCCGAGCGATCCGCGTGCAGTGGTCACGCCAGGACGAGCACACCTGTGAGCCCTATGGCTCCGCCATGGTGACGAAGATCCAGGCCAGCGTGGGGTCCCAGGGCGACGTGCTCGATTGGGCTTACGAGCTCTGGTCCAATCCCCACTCCACCCGTCCGGGGGGAGACCCCGGCAACCTGCTCGCGGGCCGCTCGCTGGAGAAGCCCTTTGCCATGCCCACCCCGATGGCCATTGGCCCTCCCAATTACGCCGCCGACCGGAACGCCATCCCTCTCTATGCTTTTCCCGGCCAGCGCGTCACCACGCACCTCGTGAACGAGATGCCCGTGCGTGTCTCGTCCCATCGCGGCCTCGGCGCCTACGCCAATGTCTTCTCCATCGAGTCCTTCATGGACGAACTGGCCCATGCGGCGAGTGCGGACCCCGTCGAATACCGGCTCCGCCAACTCCAGGACGAGCGAGCCAGGGCGGTCATCCGCAAGGCGGCGGAGCGGTTCGGCTGGACATCGTTCGCACGAAAGCCCCAGCACGGCCGCGGCATTGGCTTCGCGCGCTACAAGAACCTCGCGAGCTATTGCGCCGTCTGCCTGGAAGTCTTCATCGAGCCGGACAGCCAGAGGGTCCGGGTGGTGCGCGCCGTGCTCGCCGCGGATGCAGGCGAAGTCGTCAACCCAGATGGAATTCGCAACCAGCTCGAAGGAGGGTTGATCCAATCCCTGAGCTGGAGCCTGAAAGAGGCGGTGCAGCATGACGGCCGCCGGATCCTCTCGCGCGACTGGAGCAGCTATCCGATCCTCACCTTCTCGGAAGTCCCTCCCGTGGAACTCGAACTCATCGATCATCCCGGAGAGCCCTTCCTGGGGGCGGGCGAAGCCTCTCAAGGCCCCACGGCCGCGGCCCTGGCCAATGCCGTCTTCGATGCCACGGGGCTCCGTGTCCGTGAGCTGCCCTTGACCCCACAGCGGCTGAAGGCAACGCGCTCCCACTAA
- a CDS encoding Isoquinoline 1-oxidoreductase subunit, translating to MKRFPSLLLMLGSALALAGCKGSARAPEPAAPAPRTETEAGTNPPLQPVSRFGSIEDEKARSAAIFTEAGRVITHPRCTNCHPADGIPRQGLEQRLHVPHVRGGAKGHGMPSLPCTSCHQEAKTRVVGESLQSIPGNPKWALAPVEMAWMGKSLGEICEQIKDPHRNGGHDLEFIHHHMAEDVLVGWGWAPGEGRQPVPGTQRDFGALIRAWIDTGAHCPVP from the coding sequence ATGAAGCGCTTTCCTTCTCTTCTTCTGATGTTGGGTTCGGCCCTGGCGTTGGCGGGCTGCAAGGGCTCGGCACGGGCGCCAGAGCCCGCTGCTCCCGCGCCCCGGACGGAGACCGAGGCCGGGACGAATCCACCCCTCCAGCCCGTGTCCCGCTTCGGTTCCATCGAGGACGAGAAGGCCCGCTCGGCCGCGATCTTCACCGAGGCAGGCCGCGTCATCACCCATCCACGCTGCACCAATTGCCATCCGGCCGATGGCATCCCTCGCCAGGGATTGGAGCAGCGCCTTCACGTGCCGCACGTGAGGGGGGGAGCCAAGGGCCATGGCATGCCCAGCCTTCCTTGCACGTCGTGTCATCAAGAGGCCAAGACCCGGGTGGTGGGGGAGAGCCTTCAGAGCATCCCAGGCAATCCGAAGTGGGCTCTGGCCCCCGTCGAGATGGCGTGGATGGGCAAATCGCTGGGGGAGATCTGCGAGCAGATCAAGGACCCCCATCGCAACGGGGGACATGACCTGGAGTTCATCCACCACCACATGGCCGAGGACGTCCTGGTGGGCTGGGGGTGGGCGCCCGGAGAAGGGCGCCAGCCGGTTCCTGGCACACAGAGGGACTTCGGAGCGCTGATCCGGGCCTGGATCGACACCGGTGCTCACTGCCCCGTTCCTTAG
- a CDS encoding DUF3037 domain-containing protein, with amino-acid sequence MLARSSFDYAIVRVVPRVERGEFINAGVILYCLTSRFLSARVELDENRLAALAPEVDMELVRGHLESIPRICAGGRGAGPIGQLPQKERWHWLVAPRSTILQTSPVHSGLCEAPDRALEHLMDRMVR; translated from the coding sequence GTGCTCGCGCGCAGCTCGTTTGATTACGCCATCGTGCGGGTGGTGCCGCGCGTGGAGCGGGGAGAGTTCATCAACGCGGGCGTCATCCTCTATTGCCTCACGAGCCGCTTCCTGTCGGCCCGGGTGGAGTTGGACGAGAACCGTCTGGCCGCGCTGGCGCCAGAGGTGGATATGGAGTTGGTGCGTGGCCACCTGGAGAGCATTCCCCGCATTTGTGCGGGAGGCCGGGGGGCGGGCCCCATTGGACAGCTTCCCCAGAAGGAGCGGTGGCACTGGCTGGTGGCGCCGCGCAGCACCATTCTTCAAACGTCTCCGGTGCACTCCGGGCTGTGCGAGGCTCCGGACCGGGCCCTGGAGCATTTGATGGATCGCATGGTGCGATGA
- a CDS encoding HipA family kinase: MMRTVIATRYVTPLREGGSLPAIVEAEDSGLYVLKFRGAGQGPKALIAELIAGELARAVGLRVPELVFIHLDPVLGRAEPDGEIRDLIKASAGLNLAMDYLPRSITFDPVAGPAPGTAEASSIVCFDAYVTNVDRTPKNPNMLVWHRALWLIDHGAALYFHHSWEGYLERARSAFAPIKDHVLLPWASELRAAEALLRERLTPEVLEGVVGLIPEEWLEAEAGFPSKAEHRAAYVAFLRERLASTPVFIQEAERARAQLV; encoded by the coding sequence ATGATGAGGACGGTCATCGCGACCCGGTATGTGACACCTCTGCGAGAAGGTGGCTCCCTGCCCGCCATCGTCGAGGCAGAGGACTCAGGGCTTTACGTGCTGAAGTTCCGAGGAGCAGGGCAGGGGCCCAAGGCCCTCATCGCCGAGCTGATCGCCGGAGAGCTGGCGCGGGCGGTGGGGCTGCGGGTGCCCGAGCTGGTGTTCATCCACTTGGATCCGGTGCTGGGACGCGCCGAGCCAGATGGGGAGATCCGGGACCTGATCAAGGCGAGTGCCGGTTTGAACCTGGCGATGGATTATCTGCCACGCTCCATCACGTTTGATCCGGTGGCGGGTCCGGCGCCCGGGACGGCGGAGGCCTCGAGCATCGTCTGCTTCGATGCGTACGTGACGAACGTGGACCGGACGCCGAAGAACCCGAACATGCTGGTCTGGCACAGGGCCCTCTGGCTCATCGACCATGGGGCGGCGTTGTACTTCCATCACTCCTGGGAGGGGTACCTGGAGCGTGCGCGCAGTGCGTTCGCGCCCATCAAGGACCATGTGCTGCTGCCGTGGGCCTCGGAGCTGCGCGCGGCGGAGGCCCTGCTGCGCGAACGGCTGACCCCCGAGGTGTTGGAGGGGGTGGTGGGGTTGATTCCAGAAGAGTGGTTGGAGGCAGAGGCGGGCTTTCCGTCCAAGGCGGAGCACCGGGCGGCCTACGTCGCCTTTCTGCGCGAGCGCCTGGCTTCAACCCCCGTGTTCATCCAGGAGGCAGAGCGTGCTCGCGCGCAGCTCGTTTGA